The genome window AAAAGAATAacttgaggtggtttcgtaccctaccataatatcttcgttcgttctccgctattagtgactttgaagtgactctttgttgcatgttgagggatagttatgtgatccaattatgttagtattgttgagaggacttacactagtgaaagtatgaaccctaggccttatttccacacattgcaataccgtttacgctcacttttatcacttattaccttgctgtttttattatttcagattacaaatacctctatctactatccatattgcacttgtatcaccatcttttcgccgaactagtgcacctatacaatttatcattgtattgggtgtgttggggacacaagggactctttattatttggttgcagggttgcttgagagagaccatcttcatcctacgcctcctacggattgataaaccttaggtcatccacttgagagaactttgctactgtcctacaaacctctgcacttggagtcccaacaacgtctacaagaagaaggttgtgtagtagacatcacatttttttacaaaacacctgttgtccccgcgctactactatcaacttagtagtagcgtggtttcatccccctcgctactactatggcatgtctcGGGGGGCACGGTAGAAActgcttagtagtagcgagggttaaaaacccgcgctactactatcaacttagtagcagcgaggggtaaaaaaccgcgctactagtaagtagcaACAGGGAGGGGTATAAACCAGCGCTACTAGTAAGCACCTGTCTATAagattttccctagtagtgtctcCATCTTGCGCAACATAAAATCGTCAGCGTAGTCCTTCATGTCGTATAACAATTCTCTCACTTCTCCTGCCCAGGGCTTGATCTGTGCATCGGGCTGGTCCTGAGACACCTCGGCCACCTTGCAGAGGGCATCCTGCACCATCATGAGTTCCTGCTCGTGAGACTTGACGCGTCTCTTCAAATGATTGTCCAGGTTGTATTCATCCTTGATCATCTCACTGAGCATTGGGATGATGGCACTCACAATCGCATTAGCAATGGCCTCCATAGCTCGAGTTGTCCTTGCACATTCGGCTGCAGCAGCTTTGTGTTCGAACTCTGTAACACAATCATAATGACTTTTAGGAGGAATTAGCAGAGTGTCCTTTGCAAGGATGGAATGGCAGCCCAAGATGAAGTAGTTGAAGATGAACAACAACACAAAAATTTATTGCCTCGTATCATTCAATGCAGTCTCCCAAATCTGAAGTTGTTTGGTTCGTGTAAGCACCAATGCACATATGAAAACCTGAACTTTCAAAGCCGGAGCTGAAGAAGAGTACCCAGAATAGCAACTCTTTGGCTGCAATTTGCAGTATCCTTTGCAATAGCGACCCAATTGAGAATAAATCCAGTTCTACCCATCATAAATGCACAACCGGATCATGAAACATAGAAAGAGCAAAATAAGATAGTTATACAAAGGAGGTGGAGGAGACAACTAGTTTATAGGAAACAAGATGAATCTGTAGTTTATTGGCACATGAAACTTAAAAAAAAAAATCTACGCCACTACAAATTTGAACACGTAATGCTACATGGTGAGGTATTAGAACTCCGAATTTGGACATGTGCAGCCACAGGTGGCTAGAAAAGGAACATAGAAAGCACCGCCCCTAATTCCTAACTAGCAAGAGTTTAAACATTGTGCTATCCTAACTGACATATGTAGATGCATCAATATCAGTCATATTATATCCAAATCATGCCCATGCATGACACCACATAGCACAACAGTTCCGCGTTAGTAAGATTCATATAATTGTCCAACCAAAAGTCAACATCTTCTCCCCGAACCCGTAATCCACAATATTTTTTATGCGATGTTTAGGAGAAGGTTTATAGAACCTTGTAGCTAAGGGAGGGGAAGGGGTGAGGGCGGGGAGGGAGCAAGGCCCCCTACCCCTACCGCTCCCCGAGAACGTATCCAGTGCACCGGTGCAGTTGGTGCACCGGATGCGCCGGCCATATCTGAACCCTTTGATAAGAAACTGAGGGATGAGAGCACGTTGAAAGATAGATGGTGGAAATTTGGAAACCAACCTTACTCTATGCTAAAATCACCCCGCACTCCACCCTTTCCTCACTCCATCCTAATTTTTGACGTGGGTTCTCTTCCACGTTGAATCAttgttttctttatttctttcttCAAACATAAACGTGGTAGATGTTGATCCATACATCCGAATGCAGTTTTTCTTCGACCACATTTTTTGTTTTGAAAATATGTACGAAACAAGATCAATGttacattttttttcaaaattaatATTTGTTTATTATCAAACTTAACCGTAAAGTTCAACAAGTATTTTTATTGAAACttaaatttattttataatttgtAGCACTGCCTCTccctccacatgcatgtcccacACATATGCTTTTGCCCCGAATAGATTAGTTCCGAGTCAAGTTTCAAAAAGCAAAAAAATAATACTCCCTTtgtctcaaaataagtgtctcaacctTAATACAACTGTAGTACAAAGTTGGggcacttattttgggacggagggggTAGTAATTAAAAACATATTCAACATTGATCTTGTTTCAAAGATCTCGTCAAGAAAAAGATGACAGTCGAAACGGATCCGGAATCGAACATTCGATTCAAAATATATTACCATTTTTGTGTTAGGGTCAAAAAAATTAAACCCACAGATTTATTGATGGGAGTGTGGTACAGAGTGCAGGTGAAATGCAACAAACTATAAGGTTGTTTCTGTAAAAATGGCGTGGTCCAACTTGTGACCAAATCTCACCCATTGTCTTATCATCTAATGGTTGAAAAGTCACCGGAGCATCCGGTGCACCAATTCGACCGGTGCACTGGATATGTTCTCACCGCTCCCCATGCATGAATCTTAGTAAATCAAGCTCAGTTAATAACCAGTCAGTTAGTAACTTGATAAATATTCTGAATCTTGAGCAAACCGAACTACCTAGTGCATTTTTTAGTTGAACTAAATTTTCAGAACTAATGTGAATTTTGAAATTTTAGTTCATTTAGTTGAACTAAATAGGGCCAGAGAACGCCCTAAAGGGCACCCATTTGCATCCATGCTCTCTCTAATACAGTACCAGAATACACAACCCATATGGCCATATCGATTATCGTCCTTCGGTTCTTGTGTTTCATGTAGACACAGAGTACATGCTCTGATGTTCTCATTTCGGTCTGTCGCCACATTATGCTTACCATTTGGTGGCAAAGCAAAATACATCGGTCTCTTACCACATTAAGCTTGCAAAATACATCAGTCTCTCGCCCCATCATGCTTACCATTTGATGGCAAAATCAAAATACATCGAAGGTGGTAGTTTTTGAGGAGTTCATTGCCACATTCACAACATGATGTATTTGCGCCTTGATGGTTGGAAAGAAATACAAAAAAACGCTGGCAGGTGAAAGATGCAAGACAAATAATCCAACCATCTCACAGATGGGAACAacctataacaatcatgcatgcAATTCAAAACAAAATTTACTGTATACACAAAATAACTCTGATGTCGCAACAAAGAAACTACAGGATTTTTAATCCAAAGACTTGAAATAAGGATAAATTGTGACAAACCATTCAGCATTTAGCATCATTTACTTTTCTGACAACATTCAGCATTGCACTAGTGGCCATTTACTTCTCGCCGTTCCTTGTGTTCTTGTGGAACTGTCCATTCTAAGCCACATTTTTACAGTGCAAACTATTTGGTGCAATCATTTGGCAGAAGAAGGAATTTTCCTTCCACTAAAAAAATAAGGAATTTTCTTGTCCACAATAGGCATTTAGCATCAAATTTATCCAAACTAAAAGCACACTGGACTTGTTCCGAAATTTTCACTTGATTTCAGCAAATTCACTCAAGGACACAAGCCTAGTAGGGCATCAGTCAGCAGGCTAGGAAAGTTTATAGGCAGACAGATAGCACGAAACAATGTAGCAAATCATAGATAAATCTGCATTCCTTTTGTGCCTGTACCAGCGCATCGACAGGTTACACTTGCTTATTCTATATATCTCTCATCGTCGGTAGCGATGATATATTCACGTTTCGACAACATGTGTTGAGCTCATGTACAAACCACCACAGCATGTTAAGATCCGCAGTACGATAGAGGGGTTGCTTAGCTTAAATTTTTAAGCCTAAATCATCTCATCTCATCTCCCCTTGGAAGAGATTTCTTTCACGGTAAGGAAGGCTGGCTGGCGAGTATGGGGTGGCCAGAAGAGCCAATTGATTCGATGCCCCTCATACTTTGTCGTCATGAAACCACCATCGGGTCTCCTTGGGCGACCTCCCGTTGCGGCAGTTCCTAACGTAGCGATCATTGTCCGCCGGGCGTTGCTGTTGTTGACCAATACAATGCGTAGCTAGTAAGAGAACAAGCAAAAGAACATCGTGTTTGATATGTGATGAAGGGATAGATGGATGGGGGTTACTGGTGTAACCTTTGCTGGCGAGCTAGACAGCATCGACAAAATGCTGATACAGACTGAACTTACAGTCATCGCAGGCGACCACGAGTCATACAGTATATCTGCAGATAAGAGAAGCAGAACCTTTTTATCTTATAAATCATGCAAAATCAATTGTAACCCTATTCGTTCACAATCATAGAAAATCATAAGAATAACAAAGAAAGGGCCCAGAAGTACATTTATATTGTGAAGAAGGAATTTCTATCAAGAAAACAAAGAATTCAAATGTTCAAAGACAAAAGAAAAGGGTAAGTTCTTCCTTATAGGCATAGGTCAGGAAATTTAACCTAGGGGAGTCAGAAGATTACTGATCTTGCTGATTTACAGGTCTATCAATGACAAATAATAAGATTACAAACATTTTTCAGCTACATTGGATCTCAAATTCAGTGGCTTCAGACCCTCAGTTACCTGAACTAGGCAATTGACAGGGCATTATCCGTGTTACAGATCTTCATAGCCCTTCAGTTACTACTCACTTCATGATTGATGCTAAAACAGGCATGGGACAAATCAATTTGAACTAAGCAATCTGGGTCTATAACAAACTATACATGGGACAAATTAGTTTAAAGAGCACTGCTATACGTCCAAGACATTCACCTACAATTTTGCTAGGATGGGTCACATGAACATTCAGCCTCTTCTTTTTCTAATTTGTGTGGCAGAGATCACACTGAGAACTACACAGTCGACAAAATCATATATGTAAGTGTCATATGTGCAGCTGTTTTATAATTAAAAACCTTGACAAGAAAACTATAATTGGTTGACTCTTCAACTGGGCCTAGGTACAGTTAAGATAATAAAAAAGCAGAAATGTTGTGGTCTTTTGCAAAGTTGAGCAAGTGCAAGTCCAGATAAAGCAGATTAATAGATCAAGAAACGTGACTCAGTCTTGCAATGGAAGTCCAAGGTTCAGGGTGATAGTGGTTATATAACTTGAATGCATGTGAGCATGCCCCTGTTACCCTACACTCAAAGCTTCAAAGTTTAGACACCCAAACATTGTATATCTCTTTAACTCACACCCACCATCAAGTTAAAACGTTACCAAAATTAATACAAACAGAATAACCCCTACTAGCTTTCTTAGCAAATAACCACATGAACCAAATGTCAAGTCAGTAGGGAAGGTGCTTGTTTTATTCACATAGGGGTGGTTTTAGGATTCAAACAGGGGTGGGTTAGGTGCTTGAGAGACTCCAATTTCATGTTCATAATAATCCTCACCAGAAGGGAGGGAAAAGGGGAAAGGCTGCAGCTTAGCTTAATACTTGTACTGGTCACCAGTGGGGCAGGGTTCCGGGAGGGTGCCTCCAACTTGTTTAGCACAAACTACTTGTCACCGACTAGCTGGGGTACCTTACTGGAATGAATGGAAGCTGAGTTGCAAACTGGAACTACTTGAACAGTTGGAATATCACTGAGTTACTGACAATTGCAGTAGTGATGCTACCACGCTGGGTTGACAATGAATTATAGTGTACATTTAAACTGGAATGATGGAAATGGACAAACAGGCTCTTTGATATTGTGATTATCAGCAAGAGAAAAAGGTACGCTAAAGCTATGCTGAAGATATCATATCATTAATATGGAAAGTGACTGGTGTTTTCATTTGAGGTTACCACCCACCTGCCTATTTTATTATAAGATTTAGTTAGTAGTTTGAGCTTGGTATATTCATGAATAGCGATAGTAAATGCCACATCCAACATTGGAAAAGCTGCAAGGGAATTCAGTTATATCCTGCTAACATATAAACATGTTCATGGAAAGTTGTTGAATATTTCACTTCGAAGACAGATTATCCACTTTGACTTGATATGATTTGACAGATAGCAACCAAAAATGTCTGTTGACGTAGCTGAATGGAAGTTCCGTTACATAGGCTATCTTTTTCACATAGATAGTTTAGTTAAACGCGAGAAAACAAATTGATTTCTAATAGCAAAAGATGAGGCATTCAAGAGAACACAAGACTTTTTTTTGCAAGTAACAGAACATACTGAAGACTCGAACGATTAACCATTATACAAATGTCGATGGTAGCTGCCCAAACCCGAAAAAAATGACCTGCATTTAACAAGGTCAGCGGGGGAAAAGAGACAAGCCACCACCAACGGAACAGTGAGAGAACTTAGACGCAAAGCACAAGCCACCTCCATTTACAAGGTCATGCATCTGGACTGGCAATCCCACCAAAACTTCCTTTTCTAGTAATGGAATCAAAAGGCGAGTTAAAGCACCTAAATAGTGCAGCTACTCTAAAAACTGCAAAGGCACACTTGAGGACTAATACTGGAACGATTAACAATTATAGAAATGTTGATGGTAGCTGCCCAAACCGGACAAAAATGACCCGCGCCGAACAAGGTCAGCGGGGAAAAGGAGACAAACTTGGAACGCAAGGCACAAAGCATCTTCTGCATCTAACAAGGTCGTGATTCTGGTAATCCCACAAAAACTTCCTTTTTCAAGTAATGGAAAGGAAAGGCGAGTTATTAAAGCAGCTAAACCGTGTCGCCACTCCAAAAACTGGCAAAGGCACAACTTGAGGACTAGGGTGGTGGTTACTTTCCGCTAACGAATGGAATCTTGGCACCTAACCGACAGCTAGACGTTAGATTAGGTTAGGCAAGGAACATTCCCACACACCATATGCAAAGTTAGCTAATCGAAATAAGCACCGGCATGGAGGCATAGACAAATATTTTTTCTCCAGGAGAGGAGAGGGGATGAGAGGCGCAGCACAATGGAGTTTACCTAAGCAGATGTGCCCGTTGCTGTAAATGTGCGGGTGCATCGGCGCCGGGTTGAGGAAAATGACCTGGAGAAAAGGCAGGGTTATTTTCCAATTGATCCAGCAGAATCAAACTGAGGCAACATAATAACACTAGAACAGAGATAAGATAACTAAGTGTGCAAGTGCAACCTTCATCACCACCGTCATCATGGGAAAAAAAGAAGAGGAGGAGAATTCACCTGAGGTGCCTCCATGGGGTAATGCTCGGGGAAGTCGACCTGCAGCTGGTACGTCTCGCCGGCGTAGAGCGTGCCCTCGGCGCCGCCCACCTCGATCACCCATCTGCCCATGGAAAATAATTTCTTCCATCAGGCAACAACTAGTCCGAACCCACCCATCCCGCAAGCATCAATCAATCAATCATGGGGGGAAGAACACCAGCCCCCCGCAAGAATCTAACGAATCATAGACAGGGAGGGGGGAAAATAATTGGGGGGATCGGCGGGGCGCACCTCTGGAGGTTGTCGGAGACCTTGTACTTGAAGCCGGCGGGCGGGCCGACCCGCCACTCGGGGCGCCGCCTGCCCACGCCACACCACGCAATCAGAAAAGATGAGAGATTTTCAGCCGAATCGCGCGCGGAGACGGCCAATCCGCCGCTCCACCCGGCGGCGAATCGGGCGGATTGGAGGGTTAGGGTTTGATACCTTGCGGGACGGCGTGGAGGAGCTCGTCATGGCGCGCTCGGGTCCGtggagaggaagggggaggggaagaggggagggagaggagagaagaggaagaggaggaggacaaGGGCGGCTCTTTATTCTTTTTTCCTTTGGGCTGGATTGGATGCTTCCTCTATTATTATATTCAATAACTAATAACAAACGTATCTTTTTGAGTACCTAAATTCCTCCCTTTTTTAAGATAAAAAACCCTAAATTTAAAACTTAAGAGGTGTACTttttgtgtgtggggggggggggggtgggtgaTGCTATGGAAGTACCATCAAGATGCTGCTAGTGAGAGGCACTCTGCCAAATTATGTTTTTGATTGAAGGAGAGACAAATGTAATGTGCCATGGCGAAGGGGGCGACGCCTCTGCAAAAAATTGACCATTGGGGCGGGCAGGGCGGATGCCCCAGCTCTGGCGGCGGTACAGGTTAGTGACCAGCTGGCGCTGCACCGTCGCGCAAAAACAAAACTTAAGTTCTAATAGGTTTAGGACCGAGCCTTGGCGTGGCCTCTTTTGTGATTTCGGAACTATGGAGGACACATATTTCCATTTGTTCGTTGTGTTGTCTTCTAGAGAGATGGGAAAAAAGAGTAATGGATGTGAGTGTGACCAAGGGGTATCATATCATGCATGGAAAAGGGAAGAGATTTTCAGGCCAATACGGGGCTCCCTCGGCGGCGAATCGGGTGGATTGGAGGGGGAGGAGGGTTAGGGTTTGATACCTTGCGGGACGGCGTTGAGTAGCTCGTCATGGCACGTTCGGGTTCATGAAG of Triticum urartu cultivar G1812 unplaced genomic scaffold, Tu2.1 TuUngrouped_contig_6327, whole genome shotgun sequence contains these proteins:
- the LOC125530452 gene encoding ubiquitin-conjugating enzyme 15: MEAPQVIFLNPAPMHPHIYSNGHICLDILYDSWSPAMTVSSVCISILSMLSSSPAKQRPADNDRYVRNCRNGRSPKETRWWFHDDKV